In Fusobacteriaceae bacterium, the sequence CTATGACGACCAGCGCAATATTCAGGGAAGTTACGACATCCCCTACAACGCCTATCTCATGGTCAAGGAAGGGGAACAGATCCGGCGCGGTCAGATCCTCGCCAAGATGATCCGCGAGGGCGGCGCCAACAAAGACATCACCGGCGGTCTTCCGAGGGTTCAGGAGCTCTTTGAGGCGAGAAACCCCAAGGGAAAGGCCATGCTCAGCGATATCGACGGCAGAGTCGAGATCACGAACAGAAAGAAAAAGGGCATGCGCGTCATTTCCATCAAATCGGAGGAAAACGCCAAGGAGATCCGGGAATATCTGATTCCGGCCGGAGAGCAGCTCGTCGTCACCGACGGGAGCCGAATCAAGGCCGGCGACAAGATCACCGACGGCGCCATTTCTCCCTTCGACATCCTCAACATCAAGGGTCTCGTGGCGGCCGAGCAGTTTATCCTCGAATCCGTGCAGCAGGTCTACCGCGAACAGAACGTAACCGTAAACGACAAGCACATCGAGATCATCGTCAAGCAGATGTTCAAGAAAGTCCGCGTCGTGAAATCGGGCGGATCCCTGTTCCTTGAGGACGAGGTCGTGGAAAAACGCATCGTGGAAATGGAAAACGCCAAACTCCGCGAGGCGGGCAAAGAACTCATCGAGTTCGAGCCCGTGATCCAGGGGATCACCAAGGCGGCCGTCAATACCGGCAGCTTTATTTCGGCGGCTTCGTTCCAGGAAACGACCAAGGTGCTGTCCAACGCGGCCATCGAAGGCAAGATCGATTACCTCGAAGGTCTGAAGGAAAACGTCATCATCGGCAAGCGGATCCCCGCGGGGACCGGCTACAGCGCCTACAAGAGAATCAAATTGCGCAAGGAAACGGAAGAGGAGAAAGCGGCCCTTCCGGAAGCGGCAAAATAAATCGGCACAAGGGAGCGCCCCATGCGAAGTATGACCGGATACGCGAAACTTTTCTTCGAAGACGACAGGTTTTCCCTGAAAATGGAGATTAAAAGTATCAACAATAAAAATCTCAACGTCAAGATCAAACAATCCTATATGCTGAATTATCTCGAACCCCAGATCCGGACGGAGCTCGCGCGACGGGTCACCAGGGGCAGCATCGACCTCAAGATCGAATTTACCGATAAGCGGGATATCGACAAGATGTTTACCTATGACAGGGATCTGACCGCCGCTTACGTGCATGTTCTCGATGAAATTGAGCGGGATTTTGAACAGACCTTTACGAACAAAATGGATATTCTGGTCAAGAATCTGAACGTCATCCAGAAAAACGATCCGGAATTCGACGAAAACGAGTACGGGGACTTTATCTTGGGCAAATTGGGAGAGCTGCTCGACAGCTTTGTGCGGAACAAAGAGGCCGAGGGCGGCCGGCTGACGGCCTATTTTCAAGAAAAGGCCGGAGTCCTCGCGCAAAAGGTCGCGGAAATCAAAAAGCACAAGGACAGCGTCGTGGAAAACTACCGGACGCTCCTTCTGGAGCGGCTCGGGAAGATCCGGGGCAATGTGGAGTTCAGCGAAAGCGACATCCTGAGGGAGATTCTCCTCTATACGGACCGCTCGGATATCTCCGAGGAAATTTCCCGTCTGGAGAGCCATTTGACTCAGCTGTCGGGTGATCTCTCGGCGGAGCGCGCCGTCATCGGAAAAAAGATTGAGTTTGTGCTGCAGGAAATCTTCCGGGAGCTCAATACCACAGGGGTCAAGTGCAATCTCTATGAGATCCAGGCCCTCGTGGTGGAGGCGAAAAACGAAGTGGAGAAGCTGCGGGAACAGATCATGAATATCGAATGACCCGCGACGCAATGAGCGGGAGTACAGGTGATCGGATGGCAAAGGGAAATCTGTTTGTGGTCTCGGGCCCCAGCGGTTCCGGAAAAACCACGGTTTGCGAACGGGTGCGGGACAGTCTGGGCATCGGTCTTTCCGTGTCCGCGACGACCCGCAAGCCCAGAAAAGACGAGCGGGACGGCGTCAAGTACCATTTTATGGACGAGGCCGAATTTGAGGCCCGGCGCGCCCGGGGCGAATTTCTCGAAACCAATTGCTACAACGGGAACTGGTACGGGACGCTCCTCTCGGAGGTGCGAAAATACACGGACCGGGGGCGGGACCTGATTTTGGAGATCGACGTCAACGGCGGGATGCAGGTGCGGGAGAAATGTCCCGAGGCCAGAATGATCTTTTTCCGGCCGCCGTCCATGGAAGACCTTGAGGCCCGGCTCCGGAACCGCGCCACGGACGATGAGGAGACCATTCAGAGCCGGCTCCGGAAGGCGGAAGAAGAGCTTCCCTTTGAGTCGGCCTACGACATGACCGTAGTGAACCATACCATAGAACAGGCCTGCGAAGATTTGACGCGGATTATACTCGGAGAAAGGAGAGGTGGTAACGATGAAAAAAGAAATCCTGTATGACGACCTGCTGAAACAGATCCCCAACAAGTACATCCTGACCATTGTCGGCGGCCAGCGGGCCCGCGAGATCGGCAAGGGCGCGGAGCTCCTGACCAAGTGCTCCAAGAAGGACACGGTCATCAAAAAAGTGTTCCGGGAAGTGGCCGACGGCAAGATCGGCTACATGGAAGCGGAAAAACAAAGCGGAGAACAAGTTGAAGAACAGTAAGTTTTTTGGCCTCTTTCTGCTTCCTCTGCTCTTTTTCGCCTGCGGGAAACCGGAGGTCAAAAAGTGGGACCGGGAGCAGTTTGTTTTCGGCACCTATATTGTGATCACGGTCTACGACGCCGACAAAAAGTTGGCAGAAAGCGCAATGGACGCGGCTTTCGCGGAAATGGTCCGCGTGGACCGGACATTCAACAGCAAGACCGAAGGCAGCCTTACGGATACGCTCAATCGAAAGCCCAATTCCCCCGGATCTCCCAAGGAGGTCCCGCTGGACGCCGAAGGGGAAGCGCTTTTTGACCGGATCCGGAGCGCCTTTTTATTGTCCGGCGGGGAATACGACGTGACGCTGGGCCCGCTAATGGCCCTCTGGCCCTTTGACCGGGCCGGAGACGCCGATTTGCGCGTTCCCGCGGCGGAAGAAATCGCCCGGGCCAGAGAGAAAGTCGATTTTTCCAAAGTCGTCTTCGGAGAAGGCAGACTGCGGATGGACTGGCCCGTCGAAGAAATCGACACGGGTTCCTTCCTCAAGGGCTACGCGCTTGGCAAAGCCCGGGACAAAATGGCTGAAATGGGCGTAAAAAGCGCGCTTTTGAGCAGCGTTTCCAGTATTGCCACAATCGGCGCGAAACCCGGCGGCGCTCCGTGGCGAATCGGCGTCCAGGATCCCGGAGACCCTTCGGGGGCCCTGGGGATTGTGGAACTCAACAACCGGTCCATGGGCGTTTCGGGAGATTACCAAACCTATGTGACCATAGAGGGGAAACGTTACCATCACATCCTGCAAAAATCCACGGGATATCCGGCCGGCGATAAAAAAATGGTCGTTGTCATTGCCCCTGACGCCTTCCTTGCCGACGTTTATTCCACATGTTTTTTTGTAATGCCGGTTGACAAAGTCCTGGACTTTGTGTATACTAATAAGTACCTCGATGTTTTGATTGTCAAATCGGACGGCAGTATTGCGGTATCCGAAAATTTTGATCTCATGAATACGAAAAAACCCTGACAGCCGGGGGGTTCTGACGATAGAGCATCGAACATTTTACTAAGGACGGTGTCAGAATGCGGCAAGTTGCAACAAAATCTTTTACATTTTTACGCGGAATTACCGGTTTGCAGCATGAATTGGTGATTCTGGGCGTCATCGGAGGAATCGTCGCCCTCGTGGCGGCG encodes:
- the gmk gene encoding guanylate kinase; translated protein: MAKGNLFVVSGPSGSGKTTVCERVRDSLGIGLSVSATTRKPRKDERDGVKYHFMDEAEFEARRARGEFLETNCYNGNWYGTLLSEVRKYTDRGRDLILEIDVNGGMQVREKCPEARMIFFRPPSMEDLEARLRNRATDDEETIQSRLRKAEEELPFESAYDMTVVNHTIEQACEDLTRIILGERRGGNDEKRNPV
- a CDS encoding DUF1732 domain-containing protein; translation: MRSMTGYAKLFFEDDRFSLKMEIKSINNKNLNVKIKQSYMLNYLEPQIRTELARRVTRGSIDLKIEFTDKRDIDKMFTYDRDLTAAYVHVLDEIERDFEQTFTNKMDILVKNLNVIQKNDPEFDENEYGDFILGKLGELLDSFVRNKEAEGGRLTAYFQEKAGVLAQKVAEIKKHKDSVVENYRTLLLERLGKIRGNVEFSESDILREILLYTDRSDISEEISRLESHLTQLSGDLSAERAVIGKKIEFVLQEIFRELNTTGVKCNLYEIQALVVEAKNEVEKLREQIMNIE
- a CDS encoding FAD:protein FMN transferase, whose amino-acid sequence is MKNSKFFGLFLLPLLFFACGKPEVKKWDREQFVFGTYIVITVYDADKKLAESAMDAAFAEMVRVDRTFNSKTEGSLTDTLNRKPNSPGSPKEVPLDAEGEALFDRIRSAFLLSGGEYDVTLGPLMALWPFDRAGDADLRVPAAEEIARAREKVDFSKVVFGEGRLRMDWPVEEIDTGSFLKGYALGKARDKMAEMGVKSALLSSVSSIATIGAKPGGAPWRIGVQDPGDPSGALGIVELNNRSMGVSGDYQTYVTIEGKRYHHILQKSTGYPAGDKKMVVVIAPDAFLADVYSTCFFVMPVDKVLDFVYTNKYLDVLIVKSDGSIAVSENFDLMNTKKP
- the rpoZ gene encoding DNA-directed RNA polymerase subunit omega, coding for MKKEILYDDLLKQIPNKYILTIVGGQRAREIGKGAELLTKCSKKDTVIKKVFREVADGKIGYMEAEKQSGEQVEEQ